One Roseimicrobium gellanilyticum DNA window includes the following coding sequences:
- a CDS encoding AEC family transporter produces MSLSFFDIFLEVCAPIFFVVGLGWLLDRKFRLHLETLIKLNIYLLVPAFIFARVVDTELSGGEALRIVGFTVGTIATMFVCATVASKALRLPGQQGQAMRLATMFYNCGNYGLPLVTLAFGHAGAAVQVYVLATMNVATFTVGLFLAQERGEKPGAHKRALAKMLRQPTLYALAAGVITRASGWQVQQINFLWQPLDLLQSALVGIALFTLGVQMSQTKPAPFAAPLWSALGIRLVLAPMLALGLTMLFGFPKSVSAALVLVAGAPTAVNTALLAHEFGGDTSFATSAVYYSTLFSMVTTTVNLMLLRMWIGPLG; encoded by the coding sequence GTGTCTCTGTCCTTCTTTGACATCTTTCTGGAGGTTTGTGCTCCCATTTTCTTCGTGGTGGGGCTGGGATGGTTGCTGGACCGCAAGTTCCGCCTGCATCTGGAGACCCTGATCAAGTTGAACATCTACCTGCTGGTGCCGGCCTTCATCTTTGCCCGGGTGGTGGATACGGAGCTGAGTGGCGGCGAGGCGCTGCGGATTGTGGGATTCACAGTCGGGACCATTGCCACCATGTTCGTCTGCGCCACGGTGGCCTCCAAGGCGCTGCGGCTGCCGGGCCAGCAAGGGCAGGCCATGCGCCTGGCCACGATGTTCTACAATTGTGGAAACTACGGCCTGCCGCTGGTCACCCTCGCCTTTGGCCACGCCGGGGCCGCCGTACAGGTCTACGTGCTGGCCACCATGAATGTGGCCACCTTCACCGTGGGCCTCTTCCTGGCCCAGGAACGCGGGGAGAAGCCCGGCGCGCACAAGCGGGCCCTGGCCAAGATGCTGCGCCAGCCCACCCTCTACGCGCTCGCCGCTGGCGTGATCACCCGGGCCAGCGGCTGGCAGGTGCAACAGATCAATTTCCTCTGGCAGCCGCTGGACCTCCTGCAGTCCGCGCTGGTGGGGATCGCGCTTTTCACCCTGGGGGTGCAGATGTCCCAGACCAAGCCCGCCCCCTTCGCAGCGCCGCTGTGGAGTGCGCTGGGCATTCGCCTCGTGCTGGCACCGATGCTGGCGCTGGGATTGACGATGCTGTTCGGCTTCCCCAAATCCGTTTCTGCTGCCCTGGTGCTGGTGGCTGGCGCGCCCACGGCGGTGAATACCGCGCTGCTGGCGCATGAGTTTGGCGGGGACACGTCGTTTGCGACGTCAGCGGTGTATTACAGCACGCTCTTCAGCATGGTGACGACGACGGTGAACTTGATGCTGCTGAGGATGTGGATTGGGCCGCTGGGGTAG
- a CDS encoding LysM peptidoglycan-binding domain-containing protein, protein MSRFKIVIFLMAVGIAGSVIAAAYWYYTRVMGHDTKVQKEIKQLQTQKTALPDPGVRRFDKAVELLNENNFPEARAALAEMLKTFPDSSRAAEARRIIGEMNMDMLFSKEDNTARRDYIVQPGQGLLAIATKNQTTIECLLRANGLQSHRLQPGDKVSVFPLDFEILIDVSDKTLQLKLKGTPFKMYNAIDVKVPPGMRIPAPELKISGKSAIYNGKPADSLSPDFMEADKSLTATKGNNNFMIRSLPRAKPAQPAATTAAAPPTKEQGGNRKQTGKKGAQPAADEPALPELAPTGLFLPREDIEELYTIIRQQTPVEIRR, encoded by the coding sequence ATGAGCCGTTTTAAAATCGTCATCTTCCTCATGGCCGTCGGCATTGCCGGCTCGGTCATTGCGGCGGCCTACTGGTACTACACCCGCGTGATGGGCCATGACACCAAGGTCCAGAAGGAGATCAAGCAGCTCCAGACCCAGAAGACCGCGCTGCCGGATCCTGGGGTGCGTCGCTTCGACAAGGCGGTCGAACTGCTCAATGAAAACAATTTCCCGGAAGCGCGTGCTGCGCTGGCGGAAATGTTGAAGACCTTTCCAGACTCCTCCCGTGCCGCGGAAGCGCGGCGCATCATCGGGGAGATGAACATGGACATGCTCTTCAGCAAGGAGGACAACACCGCCCGACGCGACTACATCGTGCAGCCGGGTCAGGGGCTCCTGGCGATTGCGACGAAGAACCAGACCACCATCGAGTGCCTGCTGCGCGCCAATGGTCTGCAGAGCCATCGGTTGCAACCCGGCGACAAGGTCTCCGTGTTCCCCCTGGATTTCGAGATCTTGATCGATGTCTCGGACAAGACGCTTCAACTCAAGCTCAAGGGTACGCCTTTCAAGATGTACAACGCCATTGACGTGAAAGTACCGCCTGGCATGCGCATTCCAGCCCCTGAGCTGAAGATTTCCGGCAAATCCGCCATCTACAATGGCAAACCTGCCGATTCCCTGAGCCCCGATTTCATGGAGGCGGACAAGTCCCTCACAGCTACGAAAGGGAACAACAACTTTATGATTCGCTCCCTGCCGCGCGCCAAGCCCGCGCAGCCGGCCGCCACGACTGCGGCAGCGCCTCCCACCAAGGAACAGGGTGGCAACCGCAAACAGACCGGCAAGAAGGGCGCCCAGCCAGCCGCTGATGAACCGGCACTGCCCGAACTTGCCCCTACAGGCCTCTTCCTTCCCCGGGAAGATATCGAGGAACTTTACACCATCATCCGCCAGCAGACTCCGGTTGAAATCAGACGTTGA
- a CDS encoding acetyl-CoA carboxylase carboxyltransferase subunit alpha, whose protein sequence is MKQALEFEKPLLKAREDLEEARRRQQLRNTQKITTTVDELEKKVDQLERETYANLSPWQRVQIARHGQRPYMLDYAKHAFDDFVELHGDRHVGDDNAMPAGFATIGGRKVVLIGQQKGRDTKENLLRNFGSAHPEGYRKALRLMRIAEKFSLPVICLIDTPGAFPGIGAEERNIAEAIAFNLLEMMKIRTPMVSVVIGEGGSGGALGIGVTDRVLIMENAYYSVISPEGCAAILWKHRQHAPEAAQALKLSAPDLKELGIVDGIVREPVGGAHHDHQAAAQSLKDAILGALDEISGTPMDTLLQQRYDKFRALGKFTERG, encoded by the coding sequence ATGAAACAAGCTCTGGAATTTGAAAAGCCGCTCCTGAAAGCCCGCGAAGACCTGGAGGAAGCGCGCCGGCGTCAGCAGTTGCGAAATACCCAGAAGATCACCACCACGGTGGATGAGCTTGAAAAGAAGGTAGATCAGCTTGAAAGAGAGACTTACGCCAACCTCAGCCCGTGGCAGAGGGTGCAAATCGCGCGCCACGGCCAGCGTCCCTATATGCTGGACTACGCGAAACATGCCTTTGATGACTTCGTGGAGTTGCATGGCGACCGCCATGTGGGAGATGACAACGCCATGCCCGCAGGCTTTGCCACCATCGGCGGACGCAAGGTGGTGTTGATTGGTCAGCAGAAGGGACGCGATACGAAGGAGAACCTCCTTCGCAACTTCGGCAGTGCGCATCCGGAAGGGTATCGCAAAGCGCTCCGCCTCATGCGCATCGCGGAGAAGTTCAGCCTTCCCGTCATCTGTCTTATCGATACGCCCGGAGCTTTCCCTGGCATTGGGGCCGAGGAGCGTAACATCGCTGAGGCCATCGCCTTCAATCTCCTTGAGATGATGAAAATCCGCACGCCCATGGTCAGCGTGGTCATCGGTGAAGGCGGCTCTGGTGGAGCGCTCGGTATCGGTGTGACCGACCGCGTGCTCATCATGGAGAATGCGTACTACTCGGTGATTTCCCCCGAAGGCTGTGCGGCCATCTTGTGGAAGCATCGCCAGCATGCTCCCGAGGCGGCACAGGCGTTGAAGCTCAGTGCACCGGATTTGAAGGAACTCGGCATCGTAGATGGGATCGTACGTGAGCCCGTGGGTGGTGCGCACCATGATCACCAGGCTGCTGCCCAGTCCCTGAAGGACGCCATCCTTGGAGCTCTGGACGAGATCTCCGGAACACCGATGGATACGCTGCTGCAGCAGCGGTACGACAAGTTCCGCGCGCTTGGCAAGTTCACGGAGCGCGGCTGA
- a CDS encoding DUF6600 domain-containing protein: MKIFASLMTALLLFGACMPTARADATVDIDYFYDALSPYGDWVQVEGYGYCFQPFVTVDDPEWRPYTDGQWAYTDAGWTWVSNEDFGWATYHYGRWMKAGTVWLWVPGDEWAPAWVSWRSSPEYVGWAPLPPEAVWQPDVGFSVAVDTTYDIGPAYYSFVAIRYFGAPRLRTYVEPWHRNVDYVRWTNNCTHITYRQSDVRVRNIFIGGPDYVEINRYSERPLRRMTLRRDDAFDPGNLDRDRRSLRIREEGDSLVVAAPRVTLADRKAPPSDKIKARLDKSAVDRGWRGFKQEEVGSVREKLNREVAEAKTRPGRGGPPDAPTGPDGTRGRERGPDSTVTPGGRAPKALPGTDETPGRGDRTPGMRRPGEDGSNARIPGRPGDDTPPGARGPRRPGDTEELNKDRDGRRGPDSTNRGRVPESADRPPVGPGPGVPPEMKPKDDDNRGKPEGRRGSREGESVRPGAGNTVSPVVPRPGGVPPEGNRKVTPPTERKPDLTPGEGPDRRGRAVRPDTSSGENAIPKPDRTPKPDKAERKIDRTPDTPPAPRNIAPPVAPVPTPRPEIRKPEQPREEMRRRPEGNESARPQKIERPEAPRPQQIQRPEAPRPQPSNPAAAGGGGGGHKEKGDKKDEDEKGKRGR; the protein is encoded by the coding sequence ATGAAAATCTTTGCCTCATTAATGACAGCACTTTTGCTGTTCGGTGCATGCATGCCGACCGCCAGGGCGGATGCCACCGTTGATATCGATTACTTTTACGATGCCCTCTCTCCCTATGGTGATTGGGTGCAGGTGGAGGGATATGGATATTGTTTCCAGCCCTTCGTCACCGTGGATGACCCTGAGTGGCGTCCTTACACCGATGGTCAGTGGGCCTATACGGATGCAGGTTGGACCTGGGTATCGAATGAAGATTTTGGATGGGCCACGTATCACTATGGTCGATGGATGAAGGCTGGCACGGTGTGGCTGTGGGTACCCGGCGATGAGTGGGCACCCGCGTGGGTGAGCTGGCGATCCAGTCCTGAGTATGTGGGCTGGGCACCGCTGCCACCAGAAGCCGTATGGCAGCCAGATGTGGGATTCTCCGTGGCGGTGGATACTACCTATGACATCGGTCCCGCGTACTACAGCTTCGTTGCCATCAGGTATTTCGGCGCCCCTCGCCTGCGCACATATGTGGAGCCCTGGCACCGCAATGTGGACTATGTGCGGTGGACGAACAACTGCACGCACATCACCTACAGGCAGTCGGACGTACGCGTGAGGAACATCTTTATTGGCGGCCCGGACTATGTGGAAATCAACCGGTACAGTGAGCGGCCGCTCCGTCGCATGACCCTGCGCCGTGACGATGCCTTCGACCCGGGCAATCTGGATCGTGATCGCCGCTCCTTGCGTATTCGCGAGGAGGGGGATTCTCTCGTGGTAGCGGCGCCGCGTGTGACGCTGGCAGATCGAAAGGCACCGCCCTCGGACAAGATCAAAGCCCGTCTCGACAAGTCCGCAGTGGACCGTGGCTGGCGCGGATTCAAGCAGGAGGAGGTGGGCAGTGTGCGTGAGAAGCTGAACCGCGAAGTGGCTGAAGCAAAGACCCGCCCCGGTCGTGGCGGCCCGCCGGATGCTCCCACGGGGCCTGATGGCACGCGTGGTCGCGAACGTGGACCCGACAGTACGGTGACCCCTGGCGGACGCGCGCCGAAGGCTCTGCCCGGAACAGATGAAACCCCGGGTCGCGGCGATCGCACGCCCGGCATGCGCCGTCCCGGTGAAGATGGCTCGAACGCACGTATCCCCGGACGTCCAGGTGATGATACTCCACCCGGTGCTCGCGGCCCCCGCCGTCCCGGCGACACCGAAGAACTAAATAAGGATCGCGACGGTCGTCGTGGTCCAGACTCCACCAACCGCGGACGGGTGCCTGAATCGGCGGATCGCCCACCCGTGGGCCCTGGTCCGGGCGTTCCTCCAGAGATGAAGCCGAAGGATGATGACAACCGCGGCAAGCCGGAAGGGCGTCGTGGTAGTCGTGAAGGCGAATCCGTGCGTCCCGGTGCGGGAAACACGGTGAGTCCCGTCGTGCCGCGTCCCGGTGGGGTGCCGCCGGAGGGCAACCGCAAGGTCACGCCTCCCACGGAACGCAAGCCGGACCTGACGCCGGGCGAAGGCCCGGATCGCCGTGGACGTGCCGTCCGTCCGGACACGAGCTCTGGTGAAAACGCGATTCCGAAGCCGGATCGGACCCCCAAGCCCGACAAGGCGGAACGCAAGATCGACCGCACGCCCGATACGCCGCCTGCGCCGCGCAATATCGCGCCTCCGGTCGCTCCGGTGCCCACGCCACGGCCGGAGATTCGGAAACCCGAGCAGCCGCGTGAAGAGATGCGCCGCCGGCCCGAGGGCAATGAATCGGCCCGTCCGCAGAAGATCGAACGTCCTGAGGCGCCGCGTCCCCAGCAGATTCAGCGCCCTGAAGCTCCAAGGCCTCAACCTTCCAATCCCGCTGCTGCTGGCGGTGGAGGTGGGGGGCACAAGGAAAAGGGCGACAAGAAGGATGAGGACGAGAAGGGCAAGCGCGGCCGGTAA
- a CDS encoding aspartate 1-decarboxylase: protein MLRHLLKSKIHRATVTDSNVEYEGSISIDTALMRQADLWVGERVLVTSITNGARLETYVIEGREGSGDIVINGAAAHLISRGHRVTIMGWTLSETPVESKRLLMNEKNEIVSTTSH from the coding sequence GTGTTACGCCACCTCCTCAAATCCAAGATCCACCGTGCGACAGTCACGGACTCGAACGTCGAATACGAAGGCAGCATCTCGATCGATACGGCGCTGATGCGCCAGGCGGATCTATGGGTGGGTGAGCGCGTCCTGGTGACCTCCATCACCAATGGCGCCCGCCTGGAGACCTATGTCATTGAAGGCCGGGAAGGCAGTGGCGACATCGTCATCAACGGAGCCGCCGCCCACCTCATCAGCAGGGGCCACCGCGTCACCATCATGGGATGGACCCTCTCCGAGACTCCCGTGGAGTCCAAGCGTCTGCTTATGAACGAGAAGAACGAAATCGTCTCCACGACCTCGCACTGA
- the htpG gene encoding molecular chaperone HtpG codes for MSTAKHAFQAEVGQLLDIVTHSLYTDREIFVRELVSNASDSLEKIRLLQLTEKEIFDEALPLEIHITTDETAGTITISDHGIGMTREELVENLGTIAHSGSKAFVEAMKQSGKEGGNVIGQFGVGFYSAFMVASEVQVYTHSWRNEGEHLVWTSDGTTGYSIEEAPGQHRGAKLVLKLKEDAKEFATPARIKQILTKYSNFVGFPVHLNGERINNVEALWLKSKSEVTEEQYSEFYKFTAHAFDEPRYTFHFNADAPLNINALLFVPTQNMEQFGMGQMEPGVHLYCRRVLIDPKPKKFLPEWMRFIRGVVDSEDLPLNISRESMQDSALFRKLGQTVQGRLLKFLAREAADDAKKYADFYKDFSRFLKEGVATDFENKAAIAKLLRFESSMTGEGETVSLEEYVGRMKEGQKAIYYQIAPSRKAIEEGPYLEAFKKQGFEVIYLFETIDDYVVNALGQFEGKDLQAVNSSEVDLGDTAEQEGALPQEESEKLTAWLKELLTNRVKEVRTGKRLVNSPAMAVLPDGEMSPQLRQMLRAMKKEGEYGDAQVVLEINPAHAIVRQLATVKDSNPELAGLLGEQLLDNALLAAGLLDDPQTMIGRMHRIMEQALVASTTPTT; via the coding sequence ATGAGCACCGCCAAGCACGCATTTCAGGCCGAAGTCGGCCAGCTTCTCGACATCGTCACCCATTCCCTGTACACCGACCGCGAGATTTTCGTCCGCGAGCTGGTGTCCAACGCGTCTGACTCACTCGAAAAAATCCGCCTTCTCCAGCTTACGGAGAAGGAAATTTTCGATGAGGCCCTGCCGCTGGAGATCCACATCACCACGGACGAGACCGCCGGCACCATCACCATCTCCGACCACGGCATCGGCATGACCCGCGAGGAACTGGTGGAGAATCTCGGCACCATCGCGCACTCAGGATCGAAGGCCTTCGTGGAAGCCATGAAGCAGAGTGGCAAGGAAGGTGGCAACGTAATTGGCCAGTTCGGCGTGGGCTTCTACTCCGCTTTCATGGTTGCCTCCGAGGTGCAGGTCTACACCCACTCCTGGCGGAATGAAGGCGAGCACCTTGTGTGGACCAGCGATGGTACCACGGGCTACTCGATTGAGGAAGCTCCCGGCCAGCACCGTGGCGCGAAGCTCGTGCTGAAGCTCAAGGAGGACGCGAAGGAATTTGCCACGCCTGCGCGCATCAAGCAGATCCTCACGAAGTACTCGAACTTCGTCGGCTTCCCCGTGCACCTCAATGGGGAGCGCATCAACAACGTCGAGGCGCTGTGGCTCAAGAGCAAGAGCGAGGTGACGGAGGAGCAGTACTCGGAGTTCTACAAGTTCACCGCGCACGCCTTTGATGAGCCGCGCTACACCTTCCACTTCAATGCGGATGCTCCGCTGAACATCAATGCGCTGCTCTTCGTGCCGACGCAGAACATGGAGCAGTTCGGCATGGGACAGATGGAGCCCGGCGTGCATCTCTATTGCCGCCGCGTGCTGATCGATCCGAAGCCCAAGAAGTTCCTCCCCGAGTGGATGCGCTTCATCCGTGGTGTGGTGGATAGCGAGGACCTCCCGCTGAACATCTCACGTGAATCCATGCAGGACAGCGCGCTCTTCCGCAAGCTGGGCCAGACCGTGCAGGGACGTCTCTTGAAGTTCCTTGCGCGTGAGGCCGCTGATGACGCGAAGAAGTATGCAGACTTCTACAAGGACTTCAGCCGCTTCCTGAAGGAAGGCGTGGCCACCGATTTCGAAAACAAGGCCGCGATTGCCAAGCTCCTGCGCTTCGAATCTTCCATGACCGGGGAAGGGGAAACCGTGAGCCTCGAAGAGTACGTGGGCCGCATGAAGGAAGGTCAGAAAGCCATCTACTACCAGATTGCGCCAAGCCGCAAGGCCATCGAGGAGGGGCCCTATCTGGAAGCTTTCAAGAAGCAGGGCTTCGAAGTCATCTATCTCTTCGAGACCATTGATGACTATGTGGTGAATGCGCTGGGCCAGTTCGAGGGCAAGGACCTCCAGGCTGTGAACTCCAGCGAAGTGGATCTGGGCGACACGGCTGAGCAGGAAGGCGCACTGCCCCAGGAAGAATCGGAAAAGCTCACCGCCTGGCTCAAGGAACTCCTCACCAATCGTGTGAAGGAAGTACGTACTGGCAAGCGCCTGGTGAACAGCCCTGCCATGGCCGTGCTGCCCGATGGTGAGATGAGCCCGCAGCTCCGCCAGATGTTGCGCGCCATGAAGAAGGAAGGTGAATACGGCGATGCCCAGGTGGTGCTTGAGATCAACCCGGCACACGCCATCGTGCGTCAGCTCGCCACAGTGAAGGACAGCAATCCGGAGCTCGCTGGACTGCTGGGAGAGCAGCTCCTGGACAATGCCCTGCTCGCCGCCGGTCTGCTGGATGACCCGCAGACCATGATTGGACGCATGCACCGGATCATGGAGCAGGCGCTGGTTGCTTCCACCACTCCCACGACCTAG
- a CDS encoding polysaccharide deacetylase family protein, producing the protein MKRRPPSLFHLATLIAMAGLLMLVPACDKLKELLPKQPPQQEAPPAPVENPLTAEEEQLQKGMEGEGTFSAKVDFGEVPKALPFELNRSSVVSILLYHDFVERIPRNEMMVSKGVFRAQMQALKDANIPVIPMSDLLAWKKGEKNIPEAAVVITLDDGWVGVHEIAYPILKEFGYPFTLYLYKKYVGGAGRSMTVDQIKEMLANGGELGSHSVSHQAMAQMRRSKSPEQYQAWLHDEIHESKRWLEETFKLPCRTFAYPYGDKNADIVRQVMEAGYDAAVTVNPQKLNWDTHAGELPRFTQLGDQDANFRVATSFYGGGKSIADSRFIKTDAVNEQGEKLVTLKPEPNATIADRLPLIEANLAKIGPIIPETLVLKVGGFGTVLARYDPNTQVVSFRVPQKIRLDSCNVMLSFRRQGADKDELVSWQFKIDKKAAYLPQAAEAAPSAPAPQSPAPPASPKA; encoded by the coding sequence ATGAAGCGCCGCCCCCCATCTTTGTTTCATCTCGCCACGCTCATCGCGATGGCGGGTCTGCTCATGCTGGTGCCTGCCTGCGACAAGCTGAAGGAGCTGCTGCCCAAGCAGCCCCCGCAGCAGGAGGCTCCGCCCGCGCCTGTGGAAAATCCTCTCACCGCTGAGGAGGAGCAGCTGCAAAAGGGCATGGAAGGCGAAGGTACCTTCTCCGCGAAGGTGGACTTCGGCGAGGTGCCCAAGGCATTGCCCTTTGAGCTCAATCGCTCCTCGGTCGTCTCGATTCTGTTGTATCACGATTTCGTGGAGCGCATCCCGCGCAACGAGATGATGGTGAGCAAGGGGGTCTTCCGCGCGCAGATGCAGGCGCTCAAGGATGCAAACATCCCGGTGATCCCCATGTCTGATCTGCTGGCGTGGAAGAAGGGTGAGAAGAACATCCCCGAGGCTGCCGTGGTCATCACGCTCGATGACGGCTGGGTGGGCGTGCATGAGATCGCGTATCCGATTCTCAAGGAGTTTGGCTATCCCTTCACCCTGTACCTGTACAAGAAATATGTGGGTGGCGCCGGACGCAGCATGACGGTGGATCAAATCAAGGAGATGCTGGCCAATGGGGGTGAACTTGGAAGCCACAGTGTCTCCCACCAGGCGATGGCCCAGATGCGTCGCAGCAAGTCACCAGAGCAGTATCAGGCTTGGCTGCACGACGAGATCCACGAGTCGAAGCGCTGGCTGGAGGAAACCTTCAAGCTGCCCTGCCGCACCTTTGCCTATCCCTATGGTGACAAGAATGCGGACATCGTGCGGCAGGTGATGGAGGCTGGCTATGATGCTGCCGTGACGGTGAACCCTCAAAAACTGAACTGGGACACCCACGCGGGAGAGCTTCCTCGCTTCACCCAGCTTGGCGACCAGGACGCGAACTTCCGTGTGGCGACCAGCTTCTATGGCGGTGGCAAGAGCATTGCGGACAGCCGTTTCATCAAGACGGACGCGGTGAATGAACAAGGTGAGAAGCTGGTGACGCTGAAGCCCGAGCCGAATGCGACCATCGCGGATCGGCTTCCCTTGATTGAGGCGAACCTCGCAAAGATTGGTCCCATCATCCCTGAGACTCTGGTGTTGAAGGTGGGTGGCTTTGGCACCGTGCTTGCAAGGTACGATCCCAACACCCAGGTCGTCAGCTTCCGGGTACCGCAGAAGATCCGTCTCGACTCCTGCAATGTGATGCTGAGCTTCCGCCGCCAGGGGGCCGACAAGGATGAACTCGTGAGCTGGCAGTTTAAGATCGACAAGAAGGCTGCCTATCTGCCGCAAGCCGCGGAGGCCGCGCCCTCCGCACCCGCTCCTCAATCTCCCGCGCCGCCTGCTTCGCCCAAGGCCTAG
- the ffh gene encoding signal recognition particle protein — protein MLSLLQEKLEGAFKKLRGHAKISESNISESMREIRMALLEADVDFKVAKDLIENIKTKALGEEVLRTVSPSQQIVKIFHDEMVELLGRETAPLDLGQPQRILVAGLNGAGKTTTSAKLALLLKKQGKRPLLVACDVFRPAAVKQLAVLGESIGVPVFQPSPDEKDAVRAAQQGMEWVKQQGGGIAIYDTAGRQEVDDELLAELVKIRESLQPQEVLLVADAATGQQAVSVAKTFNDSIKVTGLILTKLDGDARGGALLSMKQVTGCPVKFVGVGEKMEQLEVFHPDRMAQRILGMGDVVSLVEKAAEAIEMEDAERLAKRVQQAKFDFNDFLGQMKFMKRLGPLESILGMLPGMGKLKDLNVDENRMKHTEAIILSMTPKERSHPEIINGSRRKRIAGGCGRPVVEVNQLIKQFEMMRKVMGNKGMMKGLMGSMMGGAGGMPSDMAGLMGGGGGGGMGGMGGGKMPKIRKRPRGFRF, from the coding sequence ATGCTTTCCCTGCTCCAAGAAAAACTCGAGGGCGCCTTCAAGAAGCTCCGCGGTCATGCCAAGATCAGCGAGTCCAACATTTCCGAGTCCATGCGCGAGATCCGCATGGCTTTGCTGGAGGCGGATGTGGACTTCAAGGTCGCCAAGGACCTGATCGAGAACATCAAGACCAAGGCGCTGGGCGAGGAGGTGCTGCGCACCGTTTCGCCCTCGCAGCAGATTGTTAAGATCTTCCATGACGAAATGGTCGAGCTCCTCGGCAGGGAGACCGCTCCGCTGGATCTCGGCCAGCCGCAGCGCATCCTCGTCGCCGGTCTGAACGGTGCGGGTAAGACGACCACCTCCGCAAAGCTCGCTCTGTTGCTGAAGAAGCAGGGCAAGCGTCCGCTGCTCGTGGCGTGTGACGTCTTCCGTCCCGCCGCCGTGAAGCAGCTTGCCGTACTCGGTGAGAGCATCGGCGTGCCTGTATTCCAGCCTTCGCCGGATGAAAAGGATGCGGTGCGTGCCGCGCAGCAGGGCATGGAGTGGGTGAAGCAGCAGGGCGGCGGCATTGCCATCTATGACACCGCTGGCCGCCAGGAAGTGGACGATGAACTCCTCGCGGAGCTGGTGAAGATCCGCGAATCCCTACAGCCGCAGGAAGTGCTCCTCGTCGCGGACGCCGCCACCGGCCAGCAGGCCGTGAGCGTGGCCAAGACGTTCAATGATTCCATCAAAGTCACCGGCCTGATCCTGACGAAACTGGATGGTGACGCTCGCGGTGGTGCGCTGCTCTCCATGAAGCAGGTCACCGGCTGCCCGGTGAAGTTCGTTGGCGTGGGTGAGAAGATGGAACAGCTTGAAGTGTTCCATCCGGACCGCATGGCGCAACGCATCCTCGGCATGGGCGACGTGGTGTCGCTCGTGGAGAAGGCTGCGGAAGCCATCGAGATGGAAGATGCCGAGCGCCTCGCCAAGCGGGTGCAGCAGGCGAAGTTCGACTTCAATGACTTCCTGGGGCAGATGAAATTCATGAAGCGCCTCGGCCCGTTGGAGAGCATCCTCGGCATGCTGCCAGGCATGGGCAAGCTGAAGGACCTCAATGTGGATGAGAACCGCATGAAGCACACGGAGGCCATCATTCTCTCGATGACTCCGAAGGAGCGCAGCCATCCCGAAATCATCAACGGCAGCCGTCGCAAGCGCATTGCCGGTGGTTGTGGCCGTCCCGTGGTGGAGGTGAATCAGCTCATCAAGCAATTCGAGATGATGCGCAAGGTGATGGGCAACAAGGGCATGATGAAAGGCCTCATGGGCTCCATGATGGGCGGTGCCGGTGGCATGCCGTCTGACATGGCTGGCCTCATGGGAGGTGGCGGCGGTGGAGGCATGGGCGGCATGGGTGGCGGCAAGATGCCGAAGATCCGCAAGCGGCCGCGTGGGTTCAGGTTTTAG
- a CDS encoding helix-turn-helix domain-containing protein yields the protein MSATTTPEVRFRMFCERAGLTHDEAARQMGISPASVWDMESHENELSSCYSPSQVQQFCRVLGIHPCELFAVETAESPVSAIGLVQLIHEQCLARGVTLEQFEDAVGWRLSACMEPPERLLEEMTVDGLQWLCRELGIHWHRVILGL from the coding sequence ATGTCCGCTACCACGACTCCAGAGGTTCGCTTCCGCATGTTTTGTGAGCGTGCGGGACTCACGCACGATGAAGCGGCACGACAGATGGGCATTTCGCCGGCATCGGTTTGGGATATGGAGAGTCATGAGAATGAGCTTTCATCCTGTTACTCCCCGAGCCAGGTGCAACAGTTCTGTCGGGTTCTCGGCATCCATCCGTGCGAACTGTTTGCTGTCGAGACTGCAGAATCGCCAGTCTCAGCCATCGGACTGGTGCAACTGATACATGAACAGTGTCTTGCCCGTGGAGTCACGTTGGAGCAGTTCGAAGATGCTGTCGGTTGGCGGTTGAGTGCGTGCATGGAGCCGCCCGAGCGTTTGCTTGAGGAAATGACCGTTGATGGGCTGCAGTGGCTCTGCCGGGAGCTCGGCATCCACTGGCATCGGGTGATTTTGGGGTTGTGA